Proteins encoded together in one Salvelinus namaycush isolate Seneca chromosome 26, SaNama_1.0, whole genome shotgun sequence window:
- the LOC120021680 gene encoding NEDD4-binding protein 2-like 1 isoform X2, producing MLSVSVCVYRDILKEYGSGEAFSTDDYFRENEKMVGFHKKYLQEAHEWNRNRVLQAIRGKVHPIVIDNTNMYKWEMWPYVRMAFRRGYWIEFEDLPVIPLEILDRRCPQISMEVLERMNEGYEPVKKIWDVIYDYNSKERWMPNPERLQNHW from the exons AtgttgagtgtgagtgtgtgtgtctacagggaTATCTTGAAGGAGTATGGGTCTGGAGAAGCCTTCAGCACAGACGACTACTTCAGGGAGAACGAGAAGATGGTTGGGTTCCACAAGAAATACCTGCAAGAAGCTCATGAATGGAACCGTAACAGAG TTCTTCAAGCCATCAGAGGAAAAGTCCATCCGATCGTGATTGACAACACCAATATGTATAAATGGGAGATGTGGCCTTATGTCCGAATG GCGTTTCGCCGTGGCTACTGGATTGAGTTTGAGGACCTCCCTGTCATTCCGTTAGAGATTCTCGACAG ACGGTGTCCTCAGATCTCCATGGAGGTGTTAGAGAGGATGAACGAAGGTTATGAGCCCGTAAAGAAGATATGGGACGTCATCTATGATTACAATTCTAAAGAGAGGTGGATGCCAAACCCAGAGAGACTGCAGAACCACTGGTGA
- the LOC120021680 gene encoding NEDD4-binding protein 2-like 1 isoform X1 — MGRKRTRHIIILRGLPGSGKSTRARDILKEYGSGEAFSTDDYFRENEKMVGFHKKYLQEAHEWNRNRVLQAIRGKVHPIVIDNTNMYKWEMWPYVRMAFRRGYWIEFEDLPVIPLEILDRRCPQISMEVLERMNEGYEPVKKIWDVIYDYNSKERWMPNPERLQNHW; from the exons ATGGGGAGAAAGAGGACAAGGCATATCATAATTCTCAGAGGACTCCCCGGATCAGGGAAGTCAACTCGGGCAAG ggaTATCTTGAAGGAGTATGGGTCTGGAGAAGCCTTCAGCACAGACGACTACTTCAGGGAGAACGAGAAGATGGTTGGGTTCCACAAGAAATACCTGCAAGAAGCTCATGAATGGAACCGTAACAGAG TTCTTCAAGCCATCAGAGGAAAAGTCCATCCGATCGTGATTGACAACACCAATATGTATAAATGGGAGATGTGGCCTTATGTCCGAATG GCGTTTCGCCGTGGCTACTGGATTGAGTTTGAGGACCTCCCTGTCATTCCGTTAGAGATTCTCGACAG ACGGTGTCCTCAGATCTCCATGGAGGTGTTAGAGAGGATGAACGAAGGTTATGAGCCCGTAAAGAAGATATGGGACGTCATCTATGATTACAATTCTAAAGAGAGGTGGATGCCAAACCCAGAGAGACTGCAGAACCACTGGTGA